The following are encoded together in the Phocoena sinus isolate mPhoSin1 chromosome 11, mPhoSin1.pri, whole genome shotgun sequence genome:
- the TDRD6 gene encoding tudor domain-containing protein 6 isoform X1, giving the protein MCSTPGLPTPGASLVLRVSFVDVQPAVIPVQLWGLVGERRDEYVRLSREIQEAAAAAHGPWALGGPSASPGELCLVQAGLLWHRGRVVSRQAQESRVFLLDEGRTITVGAGSLAPGRSEFFHLPSEVLGCVLAGLVPAGGSGGVGGAEPQHWSASAVDFLSNLQGKEMHGRVLDVLLLHRLVLLEVPELCQQMQELGLARQVPDGLFRSLLKRYLSATAAVLGPGAPVVSRIPPKQEQAGLDYFYPQLQLGVTEPMVVTQVCHPHRIHCRLRSFSQEVHRLSESMAQIYRGSPGTGDENYTSATWEEREESPDKPGSPCASCGLDGHWYRALLLETFRPQRCAQVLHVDYGRKELVSCNSLRYLLPEYFRIPVVTYPCALYGLWDGGRGWSRSQVGDLKALFLGQAVNAKIEFYSSFEHVYYVTLYGEDGINLNCVFGAQSCCLADRLLQSQGIEEEEEGGGEEEPETAFQSQSPAEEVDEEISLPALRSIRLKTNAFYDAQVEFVKNPSEFWIRLRKHNGTFSKLMRRMCSFYASASKLDGVILKPEADDLCCVKWKESGYYRAMVTRLDDKSVDVFFVDRGNSENMDRYDVRMLLPQFRWLPMLALRCTLADIWPSGKNWSQEAISFFKKTVLHKELVIHVLDKQDSQYVIEILDESRTGEENISKVIAQAGFAKYQEFETKENIGKSAHSPGHVLNHFTADNNKISSAKKEVEHKVKREGETTAVPETVNDTTVVTNVSTGLVVQDKEKRGSVYSPLVQNFLDIKPGSSCKEELEVGSTVGVKVSHVENPGCFWCQLTRNIEGFKALMCSIQDHCKNTATPYQGTTPACLAKRTANGKWSRALITGAQSSEHVNVIFVDYGDKETVSVKNIYSISEEFLKVKVQAFRCSLYNLIQPTGHNPFVWDEKAIQAFSEFVHKAWEDNVELQCTIFALASIHVEELFNVVDLLTPFQSACHFLVEQRLARPVQLQKPLESSVQLHSYYYSTHDMKIGSEESVYVTHVDDPWTFYCQLGRNANILEQLSYHITQLSKVLLSLKTSPLVPSTLCLARYTDGNWYRGIIIEKEPNKVFFVDFGNSYVVANDDLLPIPSDAYDVLLLPMQAIKCSLSDIPDHIPEEVTTRFQETISDKSLKALVVAKDPDGRLIIELYDNSIQINANINEKLGLLGSKGGTRKKESESLLSTPETLEAKKEAVKLSPTQYLSKSIENKSDSLVILEASYKPKISSACKEIKFLCSSMKTNLVTQYPDSVANKNNQVSPLPVEKKLVSSAEPPLKATKLEATLPERKIGDSRNKGSPLKFSEFPQKTITPGFKTTVYVSHINDLSDFYVQLTEDEAEIDRLSERLNTVRTRPEYYAGPPLQRGDIICAVFPEDNLWYRAVVKEHQPNDLLSVQFIDYGNVSVVHTNTVGKLDLVNALSPRLCIHCSLRGLGAPKILNHKEMMHYFSRRTEEAQLRCEFVQFQDKWEVILADEHGIIAEDMMSRYAFSEKSQIGLSTQIVKGACSKSVNKTDVDTSVFLNWYNPKMKMIRAYATVIDGPEYFWCQFADTEKLQYLEVEVQTAGEQVTAWRRCIPCPHIGDPCIVRYREDGYYYRALVTNICEDSLLSVRLVDFGNVEDCVDPKALWNIPSELLAVPMQAFPCCLSGFNISEGACPQEGNDYFYEIVTEGMLEVKILEIKRDVCDILLAIVDLKSKGESISEKMKKYSKIGASDSDVPYEKHGVDIKGALGSPSPEVGLQKPSSKAGQDKALRVESQTGKLLERIDKDLNIIETKPGKFFVPETDNIFETFENPGKDESGTEMLEGNVECHLGDKAKFDDKYLITEFSTLLPHATETEEALELNSLEVELSPDDESKEFLELEFIELQHSLVAEEGKEELGLVPLSVPLPQGCDPAANLPPLAGLLPLNCEAEKQPELELPTAQLCLEDKINPLSLRVSQKAQESLCAEDARRSSCAECFDEEHRLCQHGKTCSAKMQIEMNIYKEEFTEHTSLFRDAVSSLNSVFSEEEPGRKHNHTLPDHVSAQPENTYTLKGFPVGSKCVVWSSLRNTWSKCEILELAEEGTRVLNLSNGMEEVVNPENVWNGIDKLD; this is encoded by the exons ATGTGCTCGACGCCGGGGCTGCCGACGCCGGGGGCCTCGCTGGTGCTGCGGGTGTCCTTCGTGGACGTGCAGCCCGCGGTGATCCCCGTGCAGCTCTGGGGGCTGGTGGGCGAGCGGCGGGACGAGTACGTGAGGCTGAGCCGGGAGATCCAGGAAGCGGCGGCGGCCGCGCACGGCCCATGGGCGCTGGGCGGCCCCTCGGCCTCGCCGGGCGAGCTGTGCCTGGTGCAGGCAGGTCTGCTGTGGCACCGCGGCCGCGTAGTCAGCCGGCAGGCGCAGGAGAGCCGCGTCTTCCTGCTGGACGAGGGTCGCACCATCACAGTCGGCGCGGGCTCGCTGGCGCCTGGGCGCAGCGAGTTCTTCCACCTGCCGTCGGAGGTGCTGGGCTGCGTGCTGGCTGGCCTGGTGCCTGCGGGCGGCAGCGGCGGCGTGGGCGGGGCCGAGCCCCAGCACTGGTCTGCCAGCGCCGTGGACTTCCTTAGCAACCTGCAGGGCAAAGAGATGCACGGACGGGTCCTGGACGTGCTGCTGCTCCACCGTCTGGTCCTCCTGGAGGTGCCCGAGCTGTGCCAGCAGATGCAGGAGCTCGGGCTGGCCCGGCAGGTGCCCGACGGCCTTTTCCGCTCCCTGCTCAAGCGCTACCTCTCGGCCACCGCGGCTGTCCTGGGCCCCGGGGCCCCGGTCGTCTCGCGAATCCCGCCCAAGCAGGAGCAGGCTGGCCTGGATTACTTCTACCCCCAGCTGCAGCTGGGCGTGACGGAGCCCATGGTGGTCACCCAGGTGTGCCATCCCCACCGCATTCACTGCCGGCTCCGCAGCTTCTCGCAGGAGGTCCACCGCCTCTCCGAGAGCATGGCCCAGATATATAGGGGTTCCCCCGGGACAGGGGACGAGAACTATACCAGTGCcacctgggaggagagggaggagagcccAGACAAGCCGGGCTCTCCGTGCGCATCCTGCGGGTTGGATGGACATTGGTACAGAGCGCTCTTGCTTGAGACTTTCCGGCCCCAGCGCTGTGCCCAGGTACTTCATGTGGACTATGGAAGAAAGGAGTTAGTGAGTTGTAATAGCCTTCGCTACTTGCTGCCCGAATATTTTCGAATACCCGTGGTGACATACCCTTGCGCTTTGTACGGACTCTGGgatggtggcagaggctggtctCGGTCACAGGTCGGTGACCTGAAGGCACTGTTTCTGGGCCAGGCAGTGAACGCAAAGATTGAATTTTACTCTTCCTTTGAGCATGTGTATTACGTCACCCTGTATGGAGAAGATGGGATTAATCTTAACTGTGTGTTCGGAGCACAGTCCTGTTGCTTGGCTGACCGATTGCTTCAGAGCCAGGGaatagaggaggaggaggaggggggcggggaggaggaacCGGAAACAGCTTTTCAGTCTCAGTCTCCTGCTGAAGAAGTGGATGAAGAGATTTCACTCCCAGCCTTGAGGTCTATCAGGTTAAAGACGAACGCCTTCTATGACGCCCAGGTGGAGTTTGTGAAAAATCCTTCTGAGTTTTGGATTAGGTTGAGGAAACACAATGGCACCTTCAGCAAATTAATGAGGAGAATGTGCAGTTTCTATGCCTCTGCCAGTAAGCTGGATGGTGTTATTTTGAAACCTGAAGCCGATGACCTTTGCTgtgtgaaatggaaagaaagtggCTATTATCGGGCTATGGTCACCCGATTAGACGACAAGAGTGTGGATGTATTCTTCGTTGACCGGGGCAATTCGGAAAATATGGACCGGTATGATGTGAGGATGCTGCTCCCTCAGTTTAGGTGGCTACCAATGCTGGCCCTGAGGTGCACCCTGGCAGATATTTGGCCTTCGGGAAAAAATTGGAGCCAGGAGGcaatttcctttttcaaaaagaCCGTGCTGCACAAAGAATTAGTTATCCATGTCCTTGATAAGCAGGATAGTCAGTATGTTATTGAGATTCTTGATGAATCAAGAACAGGGGAAGAAAACATTAGTAAGGTAATTGCTCAGGCTGGATTTGCCAAGTATCAGGAatttgaaacaaaggaaaatattggCAAAAGTGCCCACTCTCCGGGGCATGTTTTAAACCATTTTACTGCAGACAATAACAAAATATCTTCTGCCAAGAAGGAAGTAGAACACAAAGTCAAGAGAGAGGGTGAAACTACAGCTGTTCCAGAAACTGTGAATGACACAACCGTTGTGACAAACGTTTCAACTGGACTAGTTGTAcaggacaaagagaaaagagggtCTGTTTATTCTCCTCTTGTACAGAATTTCTTGGACATTAAGCCAGGCTCTTCTTGTAAAGAGGAGCTAGAAGTTGGAAGTACAGTAGGAGTCAAAGTGTCTCATGTTGAAAACCCTGGCTGTTTCTGGTGCCAGCTGACCAGGAACATAGAAGGATTTAAAGCGCTAATGTGTAGTATTCAGGACCATTGCAAGAATACAGCTACTCCCTACCAGGGAACCACCCCTGCTTGTTTGGCAAAACGAACAGCAAATGGAAAATGGTCCAGGGCTCTGATTACTGGGGCACAATCTTCAGAGCATGTCAACGTCATATTTGTAGATTATGGAGACAAAGAAACGGTATCTGTGAAGAATATTTATTCAATTAGTGAAGAGTTTCTCAAGGTTAAGGTTCAAGCGTTTAGGTGCAGCCTTTATAATTTAATCCAACCAACGGGTCACAATCCTTTTGTTTGGGATGAAAAGGCAATCCAAGCTTTTAGTGAATTTGTGCATAAGGCATGGGAAGACAATGTAGAATTACAATGCACAATATTTGCTTTGGCTTCCATTCACGTTGAAGAACTGTTTAATGTCGTGGATTTGCTAACACCTTTCCAGAGTGCATGCCATTTTTTGGTAGAACAGAGACTTGCAAGACCAGTACAACTTCAGAAGCCTCTGGAGTCCTCTGTTCAGCTCCATTCTTACTACTATTCTACACATGATATGAAAATTGGAAGTGAAGAATCAGTGTATGTAACACATGTCGATGACCCTTGGACATTTTATTGCCAGCTGggaagaaatgcaaatattttagaaCAGTTGTCATATCATATTACACAATTAAGTAAAGTTTTGCTGAGTTTAAAAACATCTCCCTTGGTCCCCAGCACATTGTGCCTTGCCAGGTATACTGACGGAAACTGGTATAGGGGGATAATCatagaaaaagaaccaaataaagtcttttttgttgattttgGGAATAGTTATGTGGTAGCAAATGATGATCTGCTTCCAATACCTAGCGATGCATATGACGTCTTACTTTTGCCCATGCAAGCCATTAAATGTTCATTATCTGATATTCCTGATCATATACCAGAAGAAGTTACAACGCGGTTTCAGGAGACTATTTCAGATAAGTCATTGAAGGCTTTGGTTGTAGCAAAAGATCCAGATGGAAGACTGATTATAGAACTATATGACAACAGTATTCAAATTAATGCTAATATTAATGAGAAGTTAGGACTCCTGGGTTCCAAAGGCgggacaagaaagaaagaaagtgaatcaCTCCTCTCTACACCTGAAACTCTTGAAGCAAAAAAGGAAGCTGTGAAGTTGTCACCTACACAGTATTTAAGTAAATCAATAGAGAACAAATCAGACAGTTTGGTGATCTTAGAAGCATCATACAAACCTAAGATCAGCTCAGCATGTAAGGAAATCAAATTTTTATGCAGTTCAATGAAGACAAACTTAGTCACTCAGTATCCGGACTCTGTggcaaataaaaataaccaagtgTCTCCATTACCAGTAGAAAAGAAATTAGTGAGTTCGGCTGAGCCCCCTTTGAAAGCCACAAAACTAGAAGCCActcttccagagagaaaaataggAGATTCACGTAACAAAGGTTCACCTCTAAAATTTTCTGAGTTCCCTCAGAAGACTATAACGCCTGGCTTTAAAACAACTGTGTATGTTTCTCATATAAATGACCTTTCAGACTTTTATGTTCAACTAACAGAAGATGAGGCTGAAATTGATCGTctttcagagaggttaaacactGTTAGAACAAGGCCTGAATATTATGCAGGTCCACCTTTGCAAAGAGGAGATATAATATGTGCTGTTTTCCCAGAAGACAATTTATGGTATCGTGCTGTGGTCAAGGAACATCAACCCAATGACCTTCTCTCTGTGCAGTTTATAGATTATGGCAATGTTTCTGTGGTTCACACCAACACAGTAGGCAAACTTGACCTTGTTAATGCACTATCACCCAGACTGTGCATTCACTGTTCCTTAAGGGGACTTGGGGCTCCTAAGATTTTAAACCACAAGGAAATGATGCATTACTTTTCCCGAAGGACAGAGGAGGCGCAACTGAGATGCGAATTTGTTCAATTTCAAGACAAATGGGAAGTTATTCTTGCTGATGAACATGGGATCATAGCAGAAGATATGATGAGCAGGTATGCTTTCagtgaaaaatctcaaataggaCTTTCTACCCAAATAGTTAAAGGTGCCTGTTCAAAGTCTGTCAACAAAACAGACGTAGACACTTCTGTATTTCTTAACTGGTATAATCCAAAGATGAAGATGATACGAGCTTATGCCACAGTGATCGATGGACCTGAATATTTTTGGTGTCAGTTTGCGGACACAGAGAAACTTCAGTATTTAGAAGTGGAAGTACAAACTGCTGGAGAGCAGGTGACAGCTTGGAGAAGGTGCATCCCCTGCCCTCATATCGGAGATCCTTGCATAGTGAGATACAGAGAAGACGGGTATTATTACAGGGCACTTGTCACCAATATTTGTGAAGATTCTCTTTTGTCCGTCAGGCTTGTGGACTTTGGAAACGTTGAAGACTGTGTGGACCCCAAAGCCCTCTGGAACATCCCTTCTGAACTGTTGGCAGTTCCCATGCAAGCCTTTCCATGTTGCCTCTCAGGATTTAATATTTCAGAAGGTGCATGCCCTCAAGAGGGAAATGACTACTTTTATGAAATAGTAACAGAAGGTATGTTGGAggtaaaaatattagaaatcaaAAGGGATGTTTGTGATATCCTTTTAGCCATCGTTGACTTGAAAAGCAAAGGCGAAAGTATtagtgagaaaatgaagaaatattctaAGATTGGTGCGAGTGACAGTGACGTGCCCTATGAAAAACATGGCGTAGACATAAAGGGAGCTCTTGGGTCCCCCAGTCCCGAAGTTGGACTTCAGAAACCAAGTAGCAAAGCTGGACAAGACAAAGCACTCCGTGTCGAATCACAGACAGGTAAGCTCTTGGAAAGAATTGACAAAGACTTAAACATCATTGAAACCAAACCAGGTAAATTCTTTGTCCCCGAAACTGATAACATttttgaaacttttgaaaaccCAGGCAAAGATGAAAGTGGCACTGAGATGCTGGAAGGTAACGTCGAGTGCCATCTGGGTGACAAAGCGAAGTTTGATGATAAGTACCTAATTACAGAATTTAGCACATTGTTACCACATGCCACCGAAACAGAGGAGGCACTGGAACTGAATTCCCTTGAGGTGGAGCTTTCTCCTGATGATGAGTCCAAAGAATTCCTGGAGCTGGAATTCATTGAATTGCAGCATTCCTTAGTTgcagaggaggggaaagaagagCTGGGCCTGGTGCCTCTGTCTGTGCCTCTTCCCCAAGGCTGTGACCCAGCGGCCAACCTGCCACCATTGGCAGGGCTACTGCCCCTCAACTGTGAAGCCGAGAAACAGCCTGAACTAGAATTACCTACAGCCCAGCTGTGTCTAGAGGACAAAATAAACCCTTTGTCTTTAAGAGTTAGTCAGAAAGCCCAAGAATCCCTGTGTGCTGAGGACGCAAGAAGGTCCAGTTGTGCGGAATGCTTTGATGAGGAGCATAGGCTGTGCCAACACGGAAAGACCTGCTCTGCCAAGATGCAGATTGAAATGAATATCTATAAAGAAGAATTTACAGAACATACATCTCTGTTTAGAGATGCCGTGTCATCGTTGAACTCTGTGTTTTCTGAAGAAGAACCCGGAAGGAAACACAATCACACTTTACCAGATCATGTCTCGG CTCAACCAGAGAACACCTACACTCTGAAAGGATTTCCCGTGGGATCCAAATGTGTTGTGTGGTCAAGTCTAAGAAACACATGGTCTAAATGTGAGATTTTGGAATTAGCTGAAGAAGGCACAAGG gtTTTGAACCTTTCAAATGGCATGGAAGAGGTAGTGAACCCTGAGAATGTCTGGAATGGTATAGACAAATTGGATTAA